A single genomic interval of Spirosoma linguale DSM 74 harbors:
- a CDS encoding transcriptional regulator, PadR-like family (PFAM: transcriptional regulator PadR family protein) codes for MSRTYLGEFEELVLLAVALLQQQPTGAYGVTIADELQQRAQRTTSVTGVHVVLYRLEEKGLVSSALGGATLARGGRRKRLFTLTEAGQQVLREMRQLRMGFWEALPTPFFS; via the coding sequence ATGAGTCGAACCTATCTGGGTGAGTTTGAAGAGTTGGTCTTACTCGCTGTGGCCCTCCTGCAACAACAACCTACCGGGGCTTATGGTGTCACCATTGCCGACGAACTCCAGCAACGAGCCCAACGTACCACATCCGTGACAGGGGTGCATGTAGTCCTGTATCGCCTGGAGGAGAAAGGCCTCGTTAGCTCAGCCTTAGGCGGAGCCACCTTAGCCCGGGGCGGACGACGTAAACGCTTATTCACCTTAACGGAGGCTGGTCAGCAAGTGCTTCGAGAGATGCGTCAACTCCGGATGGGGTTTTGGGAGGCATTACCCACCCCGTTCTTTTCATAA
- a CDS encoding protein of unknown function DUF214 (PFAM: protein of unknown function DUF214~KEGG: cps:CPS_4700 ABC transporter, permease protein), whose amino-acid sequence MIRNYFKIAWRNIRRYKLNSTLTVVGLALGLACGLLMILHVQQELAYDKGFAKADRIYRVTQEDISEKNQQWAATSPILGIEMQKAIPAIQSVVRFHRPSPDRVFSYVPLGGTARQFEEKGGYFADSTVVDVFDLQFVKGNPRTALKQIDAIVLSEAMARKYFGHEDPIGKRIQDDLEKRPLTVTGVIREFPFPTHLQFDYLISMATFYRYADKNTLESRVWAGFYNYILLDKRSSRSEVEARIPEFMVKFYQATGQTRKQILATRRTPIQPITAIHLHSKLEKEMGINSDITYVYVFSIAALFILLIAAVNFINMATAQAFNRIKEVGVRKVLGAHKEQLIRQFLGESFMLTLLGAVIAFLLLQLAIPVYNELTAKNLRFGQLFTASTVALMILLTALISLIAGFYPAWFIARINPVTSLKGKKSQDSSVTLVRKSLIVFQFSVSVFMIFSTVVVYRQMQFFRHKALGFDQEQVIAVKLYGRDMQDKASLIQQELQKNAAVTNVARISRLPGDRFGVDLFRPLGQLNEATACRFMWADEQMLPVLSIGLKEGRNFVSKVDGAHFSFILNESAVKALQLDSPIRRKAVAFGDTGEIVGIVNDFHFASLHTTVEPLVIVQNPGQANYFLLKTKGNQVREMVQFAQSTLARLSPGSLFSYTFLDEKLAQLYDSEQRVGNVLNMFAVFALFISCLGLFGLSAYAAQLRRKEVGIRKVLGASVPSLIVLLSSDFLRLVLLAIVLASPLGWWAMNQWLQNFAYPIAIEWWMFVVSALLTILVALLTISFQSIQTAVLNPVKSLRSE is encoded by the coding sequence ATGATCCGGAATTATTTTAAAATCGCATGGCGGAACATTCGCCGATACAAACTAAACAGTACGCTTACCGTCGTTGGACTGGCTTTGGGATTGGCTTGCGGCCTGTTGATGATCTTGCACGTACAACAAGAGTTGGCTTATGATAAAGGCTTTGCGAAAGCAGATCGGATTTACCGAGTTACTCAGGAAGACATTAGCGAGAAAAATCAGCAGTGGGCCGCTACCTCGCCGATTTTGGGAATCGAAATGCAGAAGGCAATCCCTGCCATTCAGAGCGTGGTCCGCTTTCATCGCCCTTCACCAGACCGAGTATTCAGTTATGTTCCTTTGGGAGGCACCGCAAGACAATTTGAAGAAAAGGGTGGCTACTTTGCTGACTCAACCGTAGTGGATGTATTTGATCTCCAATTTGTCAAAGGCAATCCGCGAACGGCGCTTAAACAGATTGACGCCATTGTGCTCAGCGAAGCCATGGCGAGAAAGTACTTTGGACACGAAGACCCCATCGGCAAACGGATTCAGGACGATCTGGAAAAACGCCCCTTAACCGTAACGGGAGTTATCAGGGAATTTCCCTTTCCAACCCACCTTCAATTCGATTACCTCATTTCCATGGCGACCTTTTACCGGTATGCCGATAAAAATACCCTGGAAAGTCGGGTTTGGGCAGGGTTTTATAATTATATCCTGCTGGACAAGCGTTCCTCACGCTCAGAGGTGGAAGCACGAATCCCGGAATTCATGGTGAAATTTTATCAGGCTACGGGCCAAACCAGAAAACAAATCCTGGCTACCCGGAGAACCCCGATACAACCCATTACGGCTATTCATCTGCACTCAAAGCTGGAAAAAGAGATGGGAATCAACAGCGACATCACCTATGTGTACGTTTTTTCTATTGCGGCCCTGTTTATCCTGCTCATTGCGGCTGTCAATTTCATTAACATGGCGACGGCCCAGGCATTCAATCGAATAAAAGAAGTAGGCGTACGTAAGGTATTGGGTGCCCATAAAGAGCAGTTGATCCGGCAGTTTCTGGGTGAATCATTCATGCTGACGCTACTAGGGGCCGTTATCGCCTTTCTCCTATTGCAGCTAGCTATTCCCGTTTATAATGAACTAACGGCTAAAAATCTTCGCTTCGGCCAGTTGTTCACGGCCTCGACGGTGGCACTGATGATTCTATTAACGGCACTAATTAGTTTGATCGCTGGCTTTTATCCCGCTTGGTTTATTGCCAGGATCAACCCCGTTACCTCGTTAAAAGGCAAAAAAAGTCAGGATTCATCCGTCACCCTGGTTCGGAAAAGCTTAATCGTGTTTCAGTTCAGCGTGTCGGTATTTATGATTTTTAGTACGGTTGTCGTCTACCGGCAAATGCAGTTTTTCCGGCATAAAGCGTTGGGCTTCGACCAGGAGCAGGTAATAGCGGTCAAGCTGTACGGGCGAGACATGCAGGACAAAGCAAGCTTAATTCAGCAAGAGTTACAGAAAAACGCAGCCGTTACAAACGTTGCTCGAATCTCAAGGTTGCCGGGTGATCGTTTTGGGGTAGACCTGTTTAGGCCACTGGGGCAGCTCAACGAGGCAACTGCCTGCCGATTTATGTGGGCTGATGAACAAATGCTACCGGTGTTAAGTATTGGCTTGAAAGAGGGCCGGAATTTCGTCTCGAAAGTAGATGGCGCTCACTTTTCGTTTATTCTAAATGAGTCGGCAGTCAAAGCCCTTCAACTGGATTCCCCCATCAGGCGGAAAGCCGTCGCCTTTGGTGACACGGGTGAGATCGTAGGTATTGTCAACGACTTCCATTTCGCATCTTTACATACGACCGTCGAGCCATTGGTGATCGTTCAGAATCCTGGCCAGGCAAACTATTTTCTGCTAAAAACGAAAGGAAATCAAGTAAGGGAAATGGTACAGTTCGCCCAATCGACTCTGGCGCGTCTTTCGCCAGGTAGCTTATTCAGTTATACGTTCTTAGACGAGAAATTGGCCCAACTGTACGATTCAGAACAGCGCGTGGGTAATGTGTTGAACATGTTTGCCGTCTTTGCCCTGTTCATTTCGTGTCTGGGTTTATTTGGATTATCGGCCTATGCCGCTCAGCTACGGAGGAAAGAAGTTGGTATCCGGAAAGTATTGGGCGCTTCCGTACCTAGTCTTATCGTGTTACTATCCAGCGACTTTCTACGACTGGTCCTGCTGGCGATTGTATTGGCCTCGCCTTTAGGCTGGTGGGCGATGAATCAGTGGTTACAAAATTTTGCTTATCCCATAGCTATTGAGTGGTGGATGTTCGTAGTGAGTGCTCTTCTGACCATTCTGGTTGCCCTACTAACCATTAGCTTTCAAAGTATTCAGACAGCGGTATTGAATCCAGTCAAGTCGTTACGAAGCGAGTAA
- a CDS encoding aminoglycoside phosphotransferase (PFAM: aminoglycoside phosphotransferase; histidine kinase A domain protein~SMART: histidine kinase A domain protein~KEGG: rlt:Rleg2_0661 aminoglycoside phosphotransferase), translated as MGLSEFGLRTNDTLHYQHNYYNRWANQLRIKPITSNGNYVGQFIETASHEFCTPLAAIQSSADLIEQHVNREAATSSTPAIRRHLAVISAKLTALDRLLRDTLTLSQIEAGKTELQLEWTDSVSFIRTLLESTYGPELASHRENCRLFKHSNVRQGSVHEFVLKTGGSERKIIKVREVACNSRPIFIEINVYLAAMSAKFPATYSTLSPAALATLLAQTYDLENVRCAFLVRGVGDTYLVESEQDRFILRIYRSSHRSLAHVQAEVAMLLALKQAGVSVSYPIVDRTKGTIQTIDAIEGQRQAVLFSYAPGQPASILTPNQLRSLGREMARFHRVSSTLTLPGERWVFDLDTTFFHPLERLQPTFGADQEGYDWLRNQATYVVEKLSHVNTAGFMTGYCHFDFLPKNVHFEGESVTLFDFDFMGYGWLINDIMSFWQHLALAVYAGRMSQQACDEAYAFFLEGYGEFGSISDQELALVPYLSLGFWLFYMSFHTTHDQFYSFSQPAHRNVYIGFLRHLVAMYWDKLAD; from the coding sequence ATGGGTCTGAGTGAATTTGGTTTGCGAACTAATGACACACTTCATTACCAACACAATTATTACAACCGTTGGGCAAATCAACTGCGGATAAAACCCATAACCTCTAATGGTAATTATGTTGGACAATTTATTGAAACGGCCTCCCATGAGTTTTGCACGCCCCTGGCGGCCATTCAGTCAAGTGCCGACTTAATCGAGCAACATGTCAATCGAGAAGCGGCTACCTCGTCAACGCCTGCCATCAGACGGCACCTGGCCGTTATTTCGGCCAAACTAACGGCGCTTGACCGCTTACTAAGGGATACGCTGACGCTGAGCCAAATTGAAGCAGGCAAAACTGAACTGCAACTGGAATGGACAGATTCGGTGTCGTTCATCCGGACCTTACTCGAATCTACCTACGGCCCTGAGTTAGCTTCCCACCGAGAGAATTGCCGTCTCTTTAAACACTCCAATGTGAGACAAGGGAGCGTTCATGAATTTGTTTTAAAAACTGGGGGTTCAGAGAGAAAGATAATCAAGGTCAGAGAAGTGGCTTGTAACAGCAGACCCATATTCATCGAAATAAACGTATACCTTGCCGCTATGAGCGCTAAATTCCCCGCCACTTATTCAACTCTCAGCCCCGCTGCCCTGGCTACTCTACTCGCCCAAACCTATGACCTGGAAAATGTGCGATGCGCCTTCCTGGTTCGGGGAGTAGGCGACACCTATCTGGTTGAATCGGAACAGGACCGATTCATCCTGCGTATTTACCGGTCTTCCCATCGAAGTCTGGCCCACGTCCAAGCCGAAGTGGCTATGCTGCTAGCACTCAAGCAGGCAGGCGTATCGGTGTCTTATCCTATTGTTGATCGCACAAAAGGTACTATTCAGACCATTGACGCCATTGAGGGACAACGACAAGCCGTGCTTTTTAGCTATGCTCCTGGCCAGCCGGCTAGCATACTGACGCCTAATCAACTCCGCTCATTGGGTCGGGAAATGGCGCGCTTTCACCGGGTTTCATCGACCCTTACGCTGCCCGGAGAGCGGTGGGTTTTTGATCTGGATACCACCTTTTTTCACCCTTTAGAACGCTTGCAACCCACTTTTGGCGCTGATCAGGAAGGATATGACTGGTTGCGAAACCAAGCTACCTACGTGGTCGAAAAATTGTCACACGTCAATACCGCTGGCTTCATGACCGGCTATTGCCATTTTGACTTCTTACCCAAAAACGTTCATTTTGAGGGGGAGTCAGTAACCTTGTTTGACTTTGATTTCATGGGCTACGGCTGGTTGATCAATGATATTATGTCGTTTTGGCAACATCTGGCCTTAGCGGTCTACGCGGGTCGGATGAGCCAGCAAGCTTGTGATGAAGCTTATGCTTTTTTTCTAGAGGGCTATGGTGAGTTCGGTTCAATTAGCGACCAGGAACTGGCCCTAGTTCCTTACCTATCGCTGGGCTTTTGGCTGTTTTACATGAGCTTCCATACGACCCATGACCAATTTTACAGTTTCAGTCAGCCCGCACACCGAAACGTATATATTGGCTTTTTGCGGCATCTGGTAGCCATGTATTGGGACAAGTTGGCCGATTAG
- a CDS encoding DNA/RNA non-specific endonuclease (PFAM: DNA/RNA non-specific endonuclease~SMART: DNA/RNA non-specific endonuclease~KEGG: rpe:RPE_3535 DNA/RNA non-specific endonuclease~SNP~SNP), translated as MLLAVDQLKESEHRYDVIAALPTRDAVSDFNEATFVQDIAPVITKGNILGTDENLAKRKEMLEEVGREPVDFAFERAIGKNDSVYSNFIGLIGDAKRRVGRIAIKKGIKPVGFATGFMVSEQLMLTNWHVFPSINDVADSEIQFFYELDTLGNPGTSTCFKLRSDIFYHASKELDYCFVAVNPMDTDNKVKLVDIGYIFLDPGLGKLGNEEEEALNIIHHPNGDYMQLSIRENLFVKITPVSIWYKTDTAPGSSGSPVFNDQWQVVALHHMGIGKKNASGDYIDKDGNVIPKINGKIKASQVVWEANEGMRISVILNDLFSSFPDTPLTNGLKRRPGSKTSIIEGQQMLGPEKSVNPLPPHSDMEALNSNSANVNISFPASLIEKNGTLTININQGSNNTPTRPAQKVTTLTAIEEVDSLETKKLEESLDLSGCKGYQSRFLGSRFDIPLPQPQNEIKKFIAKINGTDSAVLKYYNYSTIFHAVRMMPILSGINVNGDLAQRLDNTERKDIWLRDNRLSFDIQLDDSYYKKSGFDRGHMSRREDANWGSTADDAKRNADLTCMYTNACPQVAKLNQSSKKGLWGLLEKIVLESGAKVEKGEMARISVFNGPIFKDSDPVFKGIQVPMSFYKIILWLTKNGNLKATAFKLSQEELVDEIDFEQLDLDQNLEFKEYQCSIRSLHESTKIDFSSLFSFDTFKDLTSNEATINSTFEVMSHIDKFINE; from the coding sequence ATGTTACTAGCAGTTGATCAACTTAAAGAATCGGAACATAGGTATGACGTAATCGCAGCACTGCCTACGCGAGATGCCGTGTCCGATTTTAACGAAGCTACGTTTGTTCAGGATATTGCCCCGGTAATTACAAAAGGCAATATTTTAGGCACAGACGAGAATCTGGCGAAACGAAAAGAAATGCTGGAAGAGGTTGGGCGAGAACCTGTTGATTTCGCGTTTGAGCGGGCTATTGGTAAAAATGATTCCGTTTATAGCAACTTTATTGGATTGATAGGAGACGCCAAACGAAGAGTTGGTCGCATTGCCATAAAAAAAGGGATTAAACCAGTTGGTTTCGCCACTGGCTTTATGGTATCTGAACAATTAATGCTTACAAATTGGCATGTCTTTCCATCGATCAATGATGTAGCGGATAGTGAAATACAATTTTTTTATGAACTAGATACTCTAGGAAATCCCGGCACATCTACCTGTTTCAAACTCAGAAGTGACATTTTTTATCACGCAAGTAAAGAATTGGACTACTGCTTTGTAGCAGTAAACCCAATGGATACGGACAACAAAGTGAAATTAGTGGATATAGGGTATATTTTTCTTGATCCTGGCCTAGGTAAATTAGGTAATGAAGAAGAAGAGGCCTTAAACATTATTCATCATCCGAACGGGGATTACATGCAGCTATCGATACGCGAAAACCTGTTCGTTAAAATCACGCCAGTATCTATATGGTATAAAACAGATACCGCCCCAGGTAGTAGCGGTAGTCCGGTATTTAATGATCAATGGCAGGTCGTAGCCCTGCATCACATGGGCATAGGCAAAAAAAATGCATCCGGTGATTACATCGATAAAGATGGAAACGTTATTCCTAAAATTAACGGCAAAATTAAGGCGTCACAGGTTGTATGGGAGGCCAACGAAGGCATGCGGATCAGTGTCATTCTTAATGATCTATTTAGTTCTTTTCCAGATACTCCACTAACCAACGGGCTAAAAAGAAGACCTGGCAGCAAAACTTCCATCATCGAAGGTCAACAAATGCTAGGACCAGAAAAATCGGTCAACCCTTTACCTCCCCACTCTGATATGGAAGCACTTAACTCAAACAGCGCCAATGTGAACATTTCCTTTCCGGCTTCTTTAATTGAAAAGAATGGTACCCTTACTATTAATATAAATCAAGGTTCAAACAATACACCCACTCGGCCAGCACAGAAAGTAACGACTTTGACTGCAATTGAGGAAGTAGATAGTTTAGAAACTAAAAAGCTGGAGGAGTCACTAGATTTATCCGGTTGCAAAGGATATCAATCCAGATTTTTGGGTAGCAGATTCGATATACCTTTACCTCAGCCACAAAACGAAATAAAAAAGTTTATAGCCAAAATTAACGGCACAGACAGCGCAGTATTAAAATACTATAACTATAGTACTATTTTTCATGCTGTCCGGATGATGCCTATCCTTAGTGGTATAAATGTGAATGGAGACCTTGCTCAGCGGTTAGACAATACCGAACGAAAAGACATCTGGCTGCGTGATAACCGACTTAGCTTTGACATTCAGCTTGATGATAGCTATTATAAAAAAAGTGGTTTTGACCGGGGGCATATGAGCCGCCGGGAAGATGCAAACTGGGGGTCTACAGCTGACGATGCAAAGCGCAATGCCGATCTTACCTGTATGTATACAAATGCTTGCCCTCAAGTGGCTAAGCTCAACCAGAGTAGCAAAAAAGGCCTGTGGGGCCTTTTAGAAAAAATAGTTCTGGAGAGTGGGGCAAAAGTTGAAAAAGGCGAAATGGCCAGGATATCTGTATTCAACGGGCCTATATTTAAGGATTCAGATCCCGTGTTCAAAGGCATTCAGGTGCCTATGAGTTTTTATAAAATTATACTCTGGTTAACTAAAAATGGAAATTTAAAAGCAACAGCGTTCAAATTATCTCAGGAAGAATTGGTTGACGAAATTGATTTTGAACAATTAGACCTGGATCAAAACCTTGAGTTTAAAGAATACCAATGTAGCATCAGGTCATTACATGAAAGTACGAAAATAGACTTTTCGAGCCTTTTCAGCTTTGACACATTTAAAGACCTAACTAGCAACGAAGCCACTATAAACTCGACTTTTGAGGTTATGAGTCATATAGATAAGTTCATTAATGAATAA
- a CDS encoding peptidase S41 (PFAM: peptidase S41~SMART: peptidase S41~KEGG: hch:HCH_04120 periplasmic protease): MKRLRLPLLLLFVLNLMACSSQLLGPQVTSNPVSNFEHLWQEYDRLYGPMDAKKIDWKQVYTQFRPQVSNQMTDAELYAVMTNMLDVLDDNHVYLRPVASTRLPWYTGGILGRTPVRDYDETVVKNYLTESRTITHEFDCGKLPGNVGYILQKGFENDYSTYEKTMDSVLTYMNDTRGLIIDLRNNGGGEDRVAQYIANRFASQRSLSFTARLRNGPNYSDLGPALRFYTEPAGRFQYLKPVVVLTNRSSFSSAETFLLAMLQNKQVVQVGDVTGGALSDAISRELPNGWLFRVSIADVRDASGRNLEGLGIEPTYRVNNQPDELKAGQDKALQKAISLLL, encoded by the coding sequence ATGAAACGACTACGTTTACCGCTCCTTTTGCTTTTTGTTCTCAACCTAATGGCCTGCTCGTCCCAGTTACTGGGTCCTCAGGTAACCAGCAACCCAGTTAGCAATTTTGAACACCTTTGGCAGGAATACGACCGGCTGTACGGGCCGATGGACGCTAAAAAAATTGACTGGAAACAGGTCTATACCCAATTCAGGCCCCAGGTCAGCAACCAGATGACGGACGCCGAACTGTATGCCGTTATGACCAACATGCTGGATGTGCTTGACGATAACCATGTCTACCTGCGCCCTGTTGCCTCGACCCGTCTGCCCTGGTATACCGGGGGTATTCTGGGCCGTACGCCGGTGAGGGATTATGACGAAACGGTCGTCAAAAACTACCTGACCGAGAGCCGCACGATTACCCATGAATTTGACTGCGGAAAGCTACCGGGTAATGTGGGCTATATCCTGCAAAAAGGCTTTGAGAATGATTATTCAACCTATGAGAAAACCATGGACTCAGTCCTGACTTACATGAACGACACCAGGGGACTTATCATTGACCTCCGTAATAACGGTGGAGGTGAGGACCGGGTGGCCCAGTATATCGCCAACCGCTTTGCTTCACAACGGAGCCTTTCGTTTACGGCCCGGCTGCGAAACGGTCCCAACTACAGCGACCTGGGACCAGCACTACGCTTTTATACTGAACCAGCCGGGCGCTTTCAATACCTTAAACCGGTTGTGGTGCTGACCAATCGCTCCTCGTTTAGTTCGGCTGAAACCTTTCTGCTGGCGATGTTGCAGAATAAACAGGTTGTCCAGGTGGGGGATGTGACCGGCGGAGCCTTATCCGATGCCATTAGCCGTGAATTGCCTAACGGCTGGCTTTTCCGAGTCTCCATCGCCGATGTAAGGGATGCATCCGGGCGAAACCTGGAGGGTCTCGGCATTGAGCCAACCTATAGAGTTAACAACCAGCCGGACGAACTAAAAGCCGGGCAGGACAAGGCTCTCCAGAAGGCTATTAGTCTGCTTTTATAG
- a CDS encoding signal transduction histidine kinase, LytS (PFAM: histidine kinase internal region~KEGG: sdn:Sden_1210 histidine kinase internal region) — MIASPRKDPYFAGARLEAMQKLHDRWFRMLGIPLLSFFGDWIFYDEINRQHGQSFWLDYLISLIEVSLLWTLVRVVIIKARKRYPDLKQTRQRILYQAGWFLVITGIYRVCTSLLYDVTFFWGYHYTPLRYVYNIAVGFFCALPVAAIYEGIYLYRQWMVTYFEAEELKKRNLQTQLESLKEQVKPHFLFNCLNTLQALVIEEEKQRTLDFITDLAQVYRYLLQSNHQSLISLHKELEFIRAFVELLQHRFEGGFRLEIDIPEHYLDHQLPPLTLQILVENAVKHNRISVAHPLTIKLYSDSTGNLVVVNNRQPKRTRVASNGTGLANISAKYRLLNQSDIIIYESNTHFQVSIPLLKPVLL; from the coding sequence ATGATTGCTTCCCCGCGTAAAGACCCGTATTTTGCAGGCGCTAGACTGGAGGCTATGCAAAAACTACACGACCGCTGGTTTCGGATGCTGGGTATCCCGCTGCTGTCGTTTTTTGGCGACTGGATTTTCTATGATGAAATCAACCGACAGCATGGGCAGTCGTTCTGGCTGGATTATCTCATCAGTCTGATTGAGGTTTCGCTGCTGTGGACACTGGTGCGGGTCGTGATCATCAAAGCCCGAAAACGTTATCCTGACCTCAAACAAACGCGCCAGCGCATTCTGTATCAGGCAGGATGGTTTCTGGTCATTACCGGTATATACCGGGTTTGTACCAGCCTGTTATACGATGTTACGTTCTTCTGGGGGTACCACTATACCCCCCTGCGGTACGTGTATAACATCGCCGTCGGGTTTTTCTGCGCCCTGCCAGTGGCCGCTATCTACGAAGGGATTTACCTGTACCGGCAATGGATGGTGACCTATTTCGAAGCCGAGGAATTGAAGAAGCGTAACCTGCAAACCCAGTTGGAATCCTTAAAGGAACAGGTGAAACCCCACTTTCTGTTCAATTGCCTCAACACGTTACAGGCCCTGGTCATTGAAGAAGAAAAACAACGGACGCTGGACTTTATCACTGATCTGGCTCAGGTATACCGATATCTGCTACAGAGCAATCATCAATCGCTTATTTCGCTGCACAAGGAGCTGGAGTTTATCCGGGCGTTCGTGGAATTATTACAACATCGTTTCGAAGGTGGATTCCGCCTGGAGATTGACATTCCTGAACATTACCTCGACCATCAGTTGCCCCCGTTAACCTTGCAGATACTGGTGGAAAATGCCGTTAAGCATAATCGGATATCGGTTGCACACCCGCTGACAATCAAACTCTATAGCGATTCCACCGGTAACCTGGTTGTGGTTAACAACCGGCAGCCAAAACGAACACGAGTAGCTTCCAACGGAACCGGACTGGCCAATATATCGGCAAAATATCGCCTGCTGAATCAGTCAGATATTATCATTTATGAAAGTAACACCCATTTTCAGGTATCCATCCCGCTGCTTAAACCAGTTCTCCTATGA
- a CDS encoding two component transcriptional regulator, LytTR family (PFAM: response regulator receiver; LytTr DNA- binding region~SMART: response regulator receiver~KEGG: sdn:Sden_1209 LytTr DNA-binding region) — protein sequence MNVLIIEDEPAAARQLQRLVSEQATAIQVVGVLDSIESAVDWFTRHPHPDLLLLDIELSDGQSFDIFTQVTVTCPVIFTTAYDEYALRAFELNSIDYLLKPINPVALQRALEKFGQLKQTYGEKFSTSRLEQLIRDLSQPSSVVTPSYRERFLVRLGQRLLPIEATDIAYFYTHNKLSLLKTRDDRQYTVDYSLDELEQSLNPRQFYRANRQFIISHKAVEKVHLYFTSKLKLSLQPPIEEEVIVSKERAGALRKWLGE from the coding sequence ATGAATGTGTTAATCATTGAAGATGAACCGGCTGCCGCCCGTCAGCTTCAGCGACTGGTATCCGAACAAGCCACTGCCATCCAGGTAGTCGGTGTACTCGACAGCATTGAGTCGGCCGTCGACTGGTTCACCCGACACCCACATCCTGATTTACTGCTTCTGGACATTGAACTGTCTGATGGGCAAAGTTTCGATATTTTCACGCAGGTAACCGTTACCTGTCCGGTCATCTTTACGACCGCCTATGACGAGTATGCCCTGCGGGCCTTCGAGCTCAACAGCATCGATTATTTATTAAAGCCTATTAATCCGGTGGCTCTTCAGCGGGCGCTTGAAAAGTTTGGCCAACTAAAGCAGACGTACGGGGAAAAATTTTCGACCTCACGACTCGAACAACTGATTCGAGACCTTTCCCAGCCATCTTCCGTGGTTACCCCTTCCTATCGGGAGCGGTTTCTGGTGCGGCTGGGCCAACGCCTGCTGCCCATTGAGGCAACCGACATCGCCTATTTCTACACCCATAATAAGTTAAGCCTATTAAAAACCCGTGATGACCGGCAATACACGGTCGATTACTCCCTGGATGAACTCGAACAAAGTCTTAACCCCAGGCAGTTTTATCGGGCAAACCGACAGTTCATAATCAGCCACAAAGCCGTTGAAAAGGTCCATCTGTATTTCACCAGTAAATTGAAGCTGAGCTTACAGCCACCAATTGAGGAAGAGGTAATTGTCAGTAAAGAGCGGGCAGGAGCGTTGCGTAAATGGCTGGGCGAGTAA
- a CDS encoding conserved hypothetical protein (KEGG: sun:SUN_0950 hypothetical protein), with the protein MKLQEIVPWGRTLEEYVRMFALTPKDLTSKILGVGDGPASFNAEMTAMNGQVISIDPVYAFSAQQIEQRVQQTYPAIVDQIRVTADGYRWDQFKDAYELGQYRLTAMKRFLSDYPTGKQQGRYLANQLPTLPFADRFFDLSVCSHLLFLYSKHLSEQVHYDSIKELVRVSNEVRIFPLQTLEGEQSPYLDSIVKALTDESIQVDRVPVAYEFQRGANEMLRIRFAD; encoded by the coding sequence ATGAAACTCCAAGAAATAGTCCCCTGGGGGCGTACGCTAGAAGAATACGTACGCATGTTTGCTCTAACCCCAAAAGATCTTACTAGTAAGATTTTAGGGGTAGGCGATGGGCCCGCTAGCTTTAACGCAGAGATGACAGCGATGAATGGCCAAGTCATCTCTATTGATCCCGTTTATGCCTTTTCTGCTCAGCAGATTGAGCAACGCGTCCAGCAGACCTATCCTGCGATTGTTGACCAAATCCGTGTAACGGCCGATGGCTATCGATGGGATCAGTTCAAAGATGCATATGAGTTAGGTCAGTATCGATTGACAGCCATGAAGCGGTTCCTGAGTGATTACCCAACAGGAAAGCAGCAGGGACGCTACTTGGCGAATCAACTGCCCACTCTACCCTTTGCTGACCGGTTCTTTGACCTGAGTGTATGCTCTCATCTGCTGTTTCTCTACAGTAAACACTTATCCGAGCAGGTACACTACGATTCCATTAAGGAGTTAGTACGGGTCTCCAACGAAGTACGCATATTCCCTCTCCAGACTTTGGAAGGTGAACAATCGCCCTACTTAGATTCAATCGTAAAGGCACTCACCGATGAGTCGATTCAAGTTGATCGGGTGCCTGTTGCTTATGAATTTCAGCGGGGGGCTAATGAAATGCTACGCATCCGATTTGCAGACTAA